Proteins from a genomic interval of Zingiber officinale cultivar Zhangliang chromosome 2A, Zo_v1.1, whole genome shotgun sequence:
- the LOC122041652 gene encoding purine-uracil permease NCS1-like, translating to MTSISSMETDSNFIDTGDLGRRGGGGLCPVSVAERTLSGWDMAGLWIALVTNVPNYYLAGSLVDLGMSWWQGIATIFLGNLVIVAPICLTAHAGVRYGVHFSVQLRAAFGVRGAFVPALLRAVVACGWCGIESWIGGQSIFLLLLPRSAASSPLAQPLSWLGTSPLELGCFLLFSVLQLAVVWKGMGAINALSRFSAPILILLVATLFAWAYAAAGSFGDMLSTPSRLSPSQFWPVFFSSLTGCVGTWASLALNISDFARFACSQADQVFGQMGLPIFQTAFTFAGLAITSATVVIFGRTISNPIELLSTINSNFFVSAIAFFGIALATITTNIPANFVAPVTMLLSLCPSAFSFATGSLLTAAISFAFQPWKLMGSSDSFVYTWLVGYSAVLGPITGIMLTDYYVLRRARLDVSGLYSDNEHGPYYYTGGYNVVAFVALAAGVAPAVPGFLHKVGAVGVTWEMFDVVYGSAWFFGVSIASLVYWALSRCCGWAGRRQRHREASSTRTEPLLCTAKSLGSSDVRKFPKITSQR from the exons ATGACATCAATATCGTCCATGGAGACCGATTCGAACTTCATCGATACCGGCGATCTTGGTCGTCGCGGCGGCGGCGGCCTATGTCCTGTGTCCGTCGCCGAACGCACCCTCTCCGGATGGGACATGGCCGGTCTCTGGATCGCCTTGGTCACGAACGTCCCTAACTACTACTTGGCCGGAAGCCTGGTAGATCTCGGGATGTCGTGGTGGCAAGGGATCGCCACAATCTTCCTCGGCAACCTCGTCATCGTCGCTCCCATCTGCCTCACCGCGCACGCTGGCGTTCGCTACGGGGTCCACTTCTCCGTCCAGCTCCGCGCCGCCTTCGGCGTCCGGGGCGCCTTCGTCCCGGCCCTCCTTCGCGCCGTCGTTGCCTGCGGATGGTGTGGCATAGAGTCTTGGATCGGAGGCCAGtctattttcctcctcctccttccccgCTCGGCGGCCTCGTCGCCCCTCGCCCAGCCCCTCTCCTGGCTCGGCACCTCGCCGCTTGAGCTTGGCTGCTTCCTCCTCTTTTCTGTCCTCCAGCTTGCCGTCGTATGGAAGGGTATGGGTGCGATCAATGCCCTAAGCCGGTTTTCTGCCCCAATCCTGATCCTCCTCGTCGCTACCCTCTTCGCCTGGGCTTATGCTGCGGCGGGCAGCTTCGGCGATATGCTATCCACGCCGTCACGCCTCTCCCCTTCCCAGTTCTGGCCcgtcttcttctcctctctcaCTGGATGCGTCGGCACCTGGGCCAGCCTCGCCCTCAACATCTCCGATTTCGCGCGGTTCGCATGCAGCCAAGCCGACCAGGTGTTCGGCCAAATGGGCCTCCCAATTTTCCAGACCGCCTTCACCTTCGCCGGCCTCGCCATCACCTCCGCGACCGTGGTCATCTTCGGCCGAACGATCTCCAACCCAATCGAGCTCCTCTCGACTATCAATTCTAACTTCTTCGTCTCCGCCATCGCCTTCTTCGGGATCGCCCTGGCGACTATCACCACTAACATCCCAGCCAATTTCGTCGCCCCTGTCACCATGCTCCTCAGCCTCTGCCCCTCCGCCTTCAGCTTCGCCACCGGCTCGCTGCTCACCGCCGCCATCAGTTTCGCCTTCCAGCCGTGGAAGCTCATGGGCTCCAGCGACAGCTTCGTCTACACGTGGCTCGTCGGCTACTCCGCCGTCCTCGGGCCAATCACCGGGATCATGCTCACCGACTACTACGTCCTCCGGCGAGCGCGCCTCGACGTAAGCGGCCTCTACTCCGACAACGAGCACGGGCCGTACTACTACACTGGAGGGTACAACGTGGTGGCATTTGTGGCGTTGGCGGCGGGCGTGGCCCCGGCGGTCCCGGGTTTCCTGCACAAGGTGGGCGCGGTGGGGGTGACGTGGGAGATGTTCGACGTGGTCTACGGCAGCGCGTGGTTCTTTGGAGTCTCCATTGCGTCCTTGGTCTATTGGGCGCTCTCCCGGTGCTGCGGATGGGCCGGGCGGCGCCAGCGTCATCGAGAAGCTTCTTCCACCAGGACAGAGCCGCTCCTCTGTACAG CGAAAAGTTTGGGGTCATCAGACGTTAGAAAATTTCCCAAAATAACATCACAAAGATga